The genomic region TTTACCAATATCGAAAGTCCCCATGGCGCTTCCTCCCCCGTCAATGAGCATATTTCCCCCTGCCGGCAGGCGGATCAGCGTATACTTTACTTAATAAAGATTTGTCCTTTAAACTATTTATAACACTCTCCACCCTGTCAAGGTCGAACATAAAGTCCCCATGCGGGTATGGTTCCCTATCAGTAAGGGGAGCGTTCCATTTTTCTTTTGGAATTTCTTTCAGCTCATCACTATCCAGAAAATCAATCGGGCGAACATATTGGACAAAGCATTTACCACCTTGCTCGGGTGAGACGATTGTTTCCACAATCCGCTTCTTTTCTGCGAAGGGGAGGGAGTGCATAAAATCGCTGAAACCTCCCTTTGTTGAAAATTGGAGCTTCCATTTCCCTTTGGGGTCGGATTTTTTCATTGCTTCACAGAATGCCTTGTAGCGGTCTTTTTTGTTTGTGCTGTGGTCAAGCTCACGTTTTGCATCCGTCAAGTCCGCCTGAACAGTTCCCCATTCTTTTTGATCTTTTTGCCGTCCCTCTTCGTAAATTTTCTTGATACCGCTGTTCTCCGTGGACGCAATCAGGTTGTAACCTTCAAGCAGCCTCTTATTAAGTTGCTTTGATTTTTGCTCTAAAAGGGCCACCTTCTTTTCCAATTCCTCCGTGTTCAAGTCCTTAAGCCACGCGCTGACAAAGTAGGTAGGACGTGTCAGTAAATCAATAATTTGGTTAAACAATTTGTCGTCAGTCTGATCGGCATTAACAGCCTCCAGATAACAGCTTTTGCGTCCAGCTATCTCCTTAATATCGGCGCTGACACCATGCCAACAACAGGTATAATACAGTCGAACTTTTCCCTGTTTCCCGTCATTATCCTTTTCAACCTTCACTCTTTTACGCATCCGGCTCCCGCATTCTCCACAATACAGAAAGCCATCAAATAGGAAATGATCTTCATATCCTTTGTAAACCCGCTTGGGTTTCAACTTTTGCGCTTGCATCCTGTCCTGTATTTGCTGCCACTTTTCGGGGGTTATCAATGGATCGAAAGCGAATGTAATCCACTCGCTTTCAGGTTTTGTAGTTTTTCCATCATCAAAATTCTTCTTACCAAGGGCATTCAATTTGTGCCGATAAATTTCCTTGTTGCAAACCTTCTCACCTTTATAAGCAGGATTTTTGAGCATATCTACGACTGAAATGCCGTTCCATCGTGATGATTGTATTTTCTTCTTCTTTATTGCAGAGGGTGTCGGGATACCAGCTCGTGTTAATTCGAGTGCAATTTTTTTTGTTGATAGCCGTTGATTGAGGTAAAGATCAACTACTTTGTGATAAATTTGAGCGTGTTCTTCTTCAATGATAACCTTTCCCGATTCGCTCCTTATGTATCCTAACGGTAGCTCCCCGAAATAAGCATCACCTTTTTCCCATTTTATCTTTCGCCCTGCCTGTGTCCGCTCGCGAATCATTCCCCGCTCAAGCT from Deltaproteobacteria bacterium harbors:
- a CDS encoding recombinase family protein — encoded protein: MKRVAGYARVSTVGQAKDGTSLEDQRDIIEEKCKQEGLKLEKFFSDGGASGGSLERPELQALISDAEKGLFDTIMFTKLDRLGRNIRDTLNLWHKLHEELHLEIICVKDPIVNTDGIMGKAMFSLIAIFAELERGMIRERTQAGRKIKWEKGDAYFGELPLGYIRSESGKVIIEEEHAQIYHKVVDLYLNQRLSTKKIALELTRAGIPTPSAIKKKKIQSSRWNGISVVDMLKNPAYKGEKVCNKEIYRHKLNALGKKNFDDGKTTKPESEWITFAFDPLITPEKWQQIQDRMQAQKLKPKRVYKGYEDHFLFDGFLYCGECGSRMRKRVKVEKDNDGKQGKVRLYYTCCWHGVSADIKEIAGRKSCYLEAVNADQTDDKLFNQIIDLLTRPTYFVSAWLKDLNTEELEKKVALLEQKSKQLNKRLLEGYNLIASTENSGIKKIYEEGRQKDQKEWGTVQADLTDAKRELDHSTNKKDRYKAFCEAMKKSDPKGKWKLQFSTKGGFSDFMHSLPFAEKKRIVETIVSPEQGGKCFVQYVRPIDFLDSDELKEIPKEKWNAPLTDREPYPHGDFMFDLDRVESVINSLKDKSLLSKVYADPPAGRGKYAH